A genomic segment from Luteibacter aegosomatis encodes:
- a CDS encoding acyl-CoA dehydrogenase family protein: MTIHPLRRSHDVGHAQRALAEVVLPRLREFAIEDDAKGVYPSEGMDLLRRAGLLAAVLPPAKGGEGLGWIPSGMPMLFDVLTGIGGAHLSLARLYEGHVNAFALLWTHGDEAQRGRLVDYVSGGGVMGVWNAPSPDGPVRLVGDGQRLVLRGRKIYCSGAGDLRRPLVTAERDGELLMAWPDVSNARVDLSGWKVHGMRATMTGTVDFDGVEVRHEDLFGKHDDYHRQPAFSAGAWRFVAAQLGAAAALVDLMRDSLSVTRRDGDPYQRARLADAAMLVETARLWTWGAAKRAETVDVAVDDAIAYVGMARLTVERASMEIIDLAQRSLGLRSMMTGDPVERIARDLATYLRQPVPDAIRDGVAGRVLAKGLPLLECWAT; encoded by the coding sequence ATGACCATCCACCCCTTGCGCCGATCCCACGACGTCGGCCACGCCCAACGCGCCCTTGCAGAGGTCGTGCTACCACGCCTCCGCGAGTTCGCCATCGAGGATGACGCCAAGGGGGTTTATCCCTCCGAAGGGATGGACCTGTTGCGCAGGGCCGGGCTCCTTGCCGCCGTGCTACCGCCGGCGAAGGGCGGTGAAGGACTCGGTTGGATTCCCTCCGGCATGCCCATGCTCTTCGACGTGCTCACGGGCATCGGCGGCGCCCATCTTTCCCTGGCGCGCCTGTACGAAGGGCACGTGAACGCCTTCGCGCTGCTGTGGACCCACGGCGACGAAGCGCAGCGCGGCAGACTGGTCGACTACGTGAGCGGGGGTGGCGTCATGGGCGTCTGGAACGCGCCGTCGCCCGACGGTCCCGTGCGGCTCGTGGGCGACGGCCAGCGCTTGGTATTGCGTGGCCGGAAGATCTACTGCTCGGGCGCCGGCGACCTGCGCCGCCCGCTGGTGACGGCCGAGCGCGATGGCGAACTGTTGATGGCCTGGCCCGACGTGTCGAACGCCCGCGTGGATCTTTCCGGATGGAAGGTCCACGGCATGCGCGCCACGATGACGGGCACCGTGGACTTCGACGGCGTCGAGGTACGCCACGAAGACCTCTTCGGCAAACACGACGACTACCACCGCCAGCCCGCGTTTTCCGCGGGCGCGTGGCGCTTCGTTGCCGCGCAGCTCGGCGCGGCCGCCGCCCTGGTCGACCTCATGCGCGATTCGCTGTCGGTCACCCGGCGCGACGGCGATCCGTACCAACGAGCCCGTCTGGCCGACGCCGCGATGCTCGTCGAAACCGCTCGCCTGTGGACCTGGGGCGCGGCGAAGCGAGCGGAAACCGTGGACGTCGCCGTCGACGACGCCATCGCCTATGTCGGCATGGCTCGCCTCACGGTCGAACGCGCAAGCATGGAAATCATCGACCTCGCGCAGCGCTCGCTCGGCCTGCGATCGATGATGACGGGCGATCCCGTCGAGCGCATCGCGCGCGACCTGGCCACCTACCTGCGCCAACCGGTGCCCGACGCCATCCGCGACGGCGTCGCCGGCCGCGTGCTTGCGAAAGGTCTACCGCTGCTGGAATGCTGGGCGACATGA
- a CDS encoding glycosyltransferase — MPHPAHASLVLREVGHASQASVIRCTVAIPVRNEAERIPSCLRALHDQRLRNDAFGLLLVLNGCTDASWCRALDVLAHWQRPWHMVECVLPTGLDHAGGARAVTLGMALGRGTPAVLTTDADSLVGPDWVALNLAALEHGDVVAGDVDIRHDEQLALPAHLIVRQRLEATYGALLDEIEACCDPLEHDPWPNHRTRSGASLGFRADALRRLPALPAPPCGEDRALVAALAAHGARVRHDTRIRVRTSARLTGRARGGMADTLRHRIRRENARCDPMLEATNRLVMRASVRARARAVFEPGMPPHLLAMHLGLVPGRLTDEPCPYFERAWQWIEANVSALARKPLSPAALPTQIELARDWLRRASEAPSRREAAA, encoded by the coding sequence ATGCCCCACCCCGCCCACGCCTCCCTCGTCCTGAGGGAAGTCGGTCATGCGTCGCAGGCCAGCGTTATCCGCTGCACCGTGGCGATCCCGGTGCGCAACGAGGCGGAACGCATCCCCTCGTGCCTCAGGGCGCTGCACGACCAAAGGCTGCGGAACGATGCGTTCGGCCTGCTCCTGGTGCTCAACGGTTGCACCGACGCAAGCTGGTGTCGCGCACTCGACGTACTCGCGCACTGGCAACGCCCCTGGCATATGGTGGAATGCGTATTGCCCACGGGCCTCGACCACGCGGGCGGCGCACGTGCCGTGACCCTGGGCATGGCCCTGGGAAGGGGAACGCCCGCGGTGTTGACCACCGACGCCGATTCGCTGGTCGGGCCCGACTGGGTTGCCCTGAACCTCGCTGCGCTCGAGCATGGCGACGTCGTGGCCGGCGACGTGGACATACGCCACGACGAGCAGCTTGCCCTGCCGGCTCACCTGATCGTGAGGCAACGGCTCGAAGCGACCTATGGCGCCTTGCTCGACGAGATCGAGGCCTGTTGCGATCCGCTGGAGCACGATCCCTGGCCCAACCATCGTACGCGTTCCGGAGCCTCCCTCGGATTCCGTGCCGACGCACTGCGCCGCCTGCCGGCCCTGCCCGCTCCACCGTGCGGCGAAGACCGCGCGCTGGTCGCTGCCCTCGCCGCCCATGGCGCACGCGTACGCCACGACACGCGCATCCGCGTGCGCACGTCGGCTCGCCTGACCGGGCGCGCCCGCGGGGGCATGGCCGACACGCTGCGACACCGCATCCGAAGGGAAAACGCTCGCTGCGATCCGATGCTCGAAGCCACGAATCGCCTCGTCATGCGGGCATCCGTCCGCGCAAGGGCCCGCGCCGTGTTCGAGCCGGGCATGCCGCCCCATCTCTTGGCGATGCACCTGGGTCTCGTCCCCGGCCGCCTGACCGACGAGCCCTGCCCGTATTTCGAACGCGCCTGGCAATGGATCGAGGCCAACGTGTCCGCCCTGGCACGCAAGCCGCTTTCCCCGGCGGCCCTGCCCACGCAGATCGAATTGGCACGCGATTGGCTCAGGCGCGCGTCCGAAGCACCCAGCCGACGCGAGGCCGCCGCATGA
- a CDS encoding nuclear transport factor 2 family protein, producing the protein MFTRLFVAAAILTAGPAHAATDDADVLAPVHAFFGGMATYDQAAMRATVQPEGSVALLRKGKVVRRTLGEFIDGIKPGKDRIEERIYDPLVRVDDDLAVVWTRYDFRVNGQVKHCGTDLIHLVKMEGKWVIAGVADNSRDTCPG; encoded by the coding sequence ATGTTCACTCGTCTGTTCGTCGCCGCCGCGATCCTGACCGCCGGTCCCGCCCACGCCGCTACGGACGATGCGGACGTATTGGCACCGGTCCATGCCTTCTTCGGCGGCATGGCGACATATGACCAGGCGGCGATGCGCGCCACCGTGCAGCCCGAAGGAAGCGTGGCGCTGTTGCGCAAGGGCAAGGTGGTGCGCCGGACGCTGGGCGAGTTCATCGACGGCATCAAGCCGGGAAAGGATCGGATCGAAGAGCGCATCTACGATCCGCTGGTGCGTGTGGACGACGACCTGGCGGTGGTGTGGACGCGGTACGACTTTCGCGTCAACGGGCAAGTGAAGCATTGCGGTACCGACCTGATCCATCTGGTGAAGATGGAGGGGAAGTGGGTCATCGCCGGCGTGGCCGACAACAGTCGGGATACCTGTCCCGGATGA
- a CDS encoding alpha/beta hydrolase gives MSKRWLAYLALLGWTGLSAAQSAVPVTLRAADGVEVSALSYEAAHPRALILLFHQAGLGKGEYATIAPRLAKAGYSSLAVDQRSGGGLFGTNQTAAKLGHDVGYLDAKPDLVAALRWAEGKHLPVVLWGSSYSSSLVFVVAAENPGKVAAVMAFSPGEYFDDKTLIRRAAAKVSVPVYVTSSSGKQEVDAAREILAASPSTRKVQYVPPHGVHGASTLIVEKDPRGADENWKQVLGFLGQVTR, from the coding sequence ATGAGCAAGCGTTGGCTGGCGTACCTGGCATTACTCGGCTGGACGGGACTGTCGGCCGCCCAATCCGCCGTTCCGGTGACCTTGCGTGCCGCCGACGGCGTCGAGGTGTCCGCGCTTTCGTACGAGGCTGCACATCCCCGCGCCTTGATCCTCCTGTTCCATCAGGCCGGTTTGGGCAAGGGGGAGTACGCCACCATCGCCCCGCGACTGGCGAAAGCGGGTTACAGCTCGCTCGCCGTCGACCAGCGATCCGGCGGCGGACTGTTCGGAACCAACCAGACCGCGGCGAAGCTCGGTCACGACGTGGGTTACCTCGATGCCAAGCCGGATCTGGTCGCCGCGCTACGCTGGGCGGAAGGCAAGCACCTTCCGGTCGTACTTTGGGGAAGCAGCTATTCGTCGTCACTCGTCTTCGTGGTGGCGGCGGAGAACCCCGGCAAGGTGGCGGCGGTGATGGCGTTTTCGCCGGGCGAGTATTTCGACGACAAGACCCTGATCAGGCGCGCGGCGGCGAAGGTAAGCGTGCCCGTCTATGTGACGTCGTCGAGCGGGAAACAGGAAGTGGACGCGGCACGGGAGATCCTCGCCGCTTCCCCGTCCACGCGGAAAGTGCAGTACGTGCCGCCTCACGGCGTGCATGGGGCGTCGACGCTTATCGTGGAGAAGGATCCGCGGGGCGCCGACGAGAACTGGAAACAGGTGCTCGGCTTTCTCGGACAGGTCACGCGCTGA